The DNA region GCCGCATCCGCAACAACATCGTCTTCGGCGACCATGGCCTGGACCTGTTCGTCTGCGGCGACCAGCTGCTGAAGGGCGCCGCCCTGAACGCGGTGCAGATCGCCGAGCTGGCCCTGTAAGGCAAACGGCAATGCTCTGGAATCCCAGAGCCGGCACTGCTATGTAATGCGACGGGGGCCGGTGGGCGTTTTTCGCCTGCCGGCCCCTTCGCCATTCGCACCGGTTAACGCCTTTCAAGTCACGGGACCTCGACGCATGTCCGAACTTCAGGACGCCGTCTCCCGCCGTCGGACCTTCGCCATCATCGCGCACCCCGACGCCGGTAAGACCACGCTCACGGAAAAGCTGCTGCTGTTCGGCGGCGCCATCCAGATGGCCGGCGCCGTCAAGGCGCGCGGCGAGCAGCGGCGCGCCAAGTCGGACTGGATGAAGGTGGAACGCGAGCGCGGCATCTCGGTCACCGCCTCGGTCATGACCTTCGATTATGAAGGGCGCACCTTCAACCTGCTCGACACGCCGGGCCACGAGGATTTCTCGGAGGACACCTACCGCACGCTGACCGCGGTCGACAGCGCGGTGATGGTGATCGATGGCGCCAAGGGCATCGAGGCGCAGACGCTGAAGCTGTTCGAGGTCTGCCGTCTGCGCGACGTGCCGATCATGACCTTCTGCAACAAGATGGACCGCGAGGCCCGCGATCCCTTCGACCTGATCTCGGAGATCGAGAGCGCGCTCGCGCTGGAGGTCACGCCGGCCAGCTGGCCGATCGGCATGGGCCGCGATTTCCTGGGCTGCTACGACCTGATCCGCGACCGGCTGATCCTGATGGACCGCAGCAAGGGCGACGAGATCGACGACGGCATCGAGTGCAACGGGCTGGACGATCCCCGCCTGGACGAGCTCTTGCCCGCCCATGCCGTCGCCAAGCTGCGCGAGGAGGTCGAGATGGCGCGCGGCCTGATGCCGGCCTTCGATCTGGAGGCCTATCGCGCCGGCCATCTGACGCCGATCTATTTCGGTTCCGCCATCAACAATTTCGGCGTCCGCGAGCTGTTGTCCGGTCTGGCGGAGAACGCGCCGCCGCCGCGCCCGCAGCCGGCCGATCCGCGCATCGTCGAGCCGGACGAGGACAAGGTCACCGGCTTCGTGTTCAAGGTCCAGGCCAACATGGACCCGAACCACCGCGACCGTATCGCCTTCGTCCGCCTCTGCTCGGGCCGTTACAAGCGCGGCGCCAAGCTGAAGCACATCCGCTCCGGCAAGCTGATGGCGGTGAACAACGCCGTGCTGTTCCTGGCCCGTGACCGTGAGGTGGCGGAGGAGGCCTGGCCCGGCGACATCATGGGCATCCCCAACCATGGATCCTTGCGCATCGGCGACACGCTGACCGAGGGCGAGGATCTGCGCTTCACCGGCGTGCCGAGCTTCGCGCCGGAACTGTTGCAGCGCGTCCGTCCGGACGATCCGATGCGGGTCAAGCATCTGCGCAAGGCGCTGGAGCATTTCGCCGAGGAGGGCGCCTCCCAGGTCTTCAAGCCGATGACCGGCGCCGACTGGGTCGTCGGCGTCGTCGGCCAGCTCCAGTTCGAGGTTCTGGCCTCGCGCATCGAGGCGGAATACGGCATCGCCGCCCGCTTCGAGGGGGCCGGTCTCGACGCCGCCCGCTGGGTCGAGACCGACGACAAGGTCCAGCTTGAGAAGTTCATCGAGCTGAACCGTTCGGCGCTGGCGGAGGACCATGACGGCGCCCTGGTGTTCCTGGCCCGCAACGCCTGGCACCTGAACCGCGCGCAGGAGGATTTCCCGGCGCTGCGCTTCCTGAAGACCCGCGAGCAGAACCGCAAGGTCCACACGGCGGCGTGACCGCCGACGCCCGCCACACGGCACCGGCCGCGGGCGGGCGTCTCGCTGCCAGGGAAATTCATTCGGCTTCGCCCATGGGGGGCTGGGGCCGCCGGGAGCATCCGGCGGTCTGCCGACTTTATGGCATCGCCCCATGATGCTCGGCCCAAGCGAATCCGCCCGGATCGATCAAACTCCAGCCTTTTGATTTTTCGTGCGATTCACGCTTCAGACGTTTCCGTCTGAACCGATCGCACTCTAACGGATTGCCGGCTTGACGGAGCTGGTCCCGTGGCGGAACTTGTGCGGGTCAAACTGACAGTATCGACGCATAATCAATGGCCTCCATCGGGCGGATAGGGTCGGAAAAGAGGCGGACATGGCGCTGGGATTAGACGAGTTTCTCGACAGCGGCGGCTTTGTGCCTCATGGGGTGTGTCTGCTTTGGCGTCCTGACATCCTGATGCTGCATGTCGGGTCCGACATGCTGATCGGCTTGTCCTATTTCTCGATCCCCGTTGCGCTGATCTATTTCGTGCTGCGCCGCCGTGACGTGGCCTTCGGTTGGGTCGCCCTGCTGTTCGCCCTGTTCATCATCGCCTGCGGCACCACCCATCTGCTGTCCGTCTGGACCCTGTGGTATCCCGATTATGTCCTGGAAGGGCTGGTGAAGCTGATCACCGCCTTCGCCTCGCTGGGCACGGCGGCGGCGTTGTGGTGGCTGATGCCACGGCTGCTGGCCTTGCCCAGCCCGAAGGAGCTGGAGGCGAGCAACCGGGCGCTGGCGTTGGAGGTCGCGACCCGGCGTGAAATGGAGAGCCGCTATTCCGGCTTCTTCAACAATCTGGCGGAGGCTCTGTTCATCGTCCGCGTCGAGCCCGATGGCGAGTTCGCCTTTGAAGCGATCAATCCGGCGCTGGCACGGGCGACCGGTCTTGATCCCGACCTGCTGCGCGGCCGGCGTGTCGGCGACGCCTTGCAGCCGGAGGTGGCGAACGCCGTCATCCCCCGCTATACCCTGTGCCGCGATCGCGGCGAGAGCGTCGACTACGAAGAGACATTGGACCTGCCGGTCGGCCAGCGGGTCTTCCACACCATGCTGGTGCCGGTGAAGGATGCCGCCGGGCGTGTGATCCAGATTCTGGGCAGCGGTCGCGATGTGACCGAGCGCAAGCGGCTTCAGGCCGAGGTCATCCAGACCTCCAAGCTGGCGACGCTGGGAACGTTGGCCGCCGGCATGGCGCATGAGATGAGCCAGCCGTTGAACGTGATCCGCCTGTGGACGGAGAACATGCTGACCCGTCTGGATCAAAATCTGCTGGAGCCCGCCCGGGCGGAGCGTGCCCTCAGGCTGGTGATCGAACAGACCGAACGCATGGGCAAGCTGATCGACCATGTCCGCACCTTCGGCCGGCGGGATGGCGGCGGCATGCAGACCTTCCATCCGGCCCGCTGCGTCGAAAGCGCGGTGGAACTGGTGCGTCACCAATATGCGCTGGAAAACATCGAGATCATCGAAAGCGCCGTTCCGGGCCGGCATCCCGTGCTCGGGCGTCCTCTCGAGTTGGAGCAGGTCCTCCTCAACCTGTTTTCCAATGCGCGCGATGCCATCGTCGCCCATCGGGCGGCCGGTGGGGTGGCGGGGCGCATCATGGTCGCGGTCGGCGACGCTTCCGACGGGCAGAGCGTGGTCATCCAGGTGACCGATGACGGCGGCGGCATCGACCAATCGGTGCTGCCCCAGATTTTCGATCCCTTCTTCACCACCAAGGAGGTCGGCAAGGGCTCCGGCCTTGGGCTATCCATCGGCTATGGCATCATCGACGGCATGGGGGGACGGATCGAGGCGCGCAATGTTGATCTCGAGGGGGATGGGGTCGGAGTCCGGTTCACCATAACCCTGCCGGGCCAGCCGGTATCATCACCCGATCGGGAGTATTCGCATGCCTGATCCCTTCCATATCCTGATCGCGGAGGACGAGGTGCTGGCGGCGATGGCGTTGGACGATTTCCTGTCGTTCAAGGGGTTCCGCGTGACCGTCGCCGCCAATGGGGTCGAGGCGCTGGAGCGTTACTCCAACGAGCCGGTCGATGCGCTGGTGACCGACCTTCGCATGCCGCGCATGGACGGGCAGACGCTGATCCGGGAAATCCGTGACCGGGACGCGAGGCTGCCGGTCGTTGTGATGACCGGCTATCTGACACAGGACAGCGATTTGAAGGACGACCGCTGGAAGCCGCTGGAGATCCTCAGCAAGCCCGTCAATCCGCGCGTCATCTGCGCCACGCTGAACCGCATGCTCGGCCTTCCGCCGGAGGCGTGAGCCGGTTGTCCAATCCTGGAACTCAATCCTCGAACGGTTCGACATCCACGCTGACGGTCAGGCCATGGCCGGCACCGCCGAGCAGAATGCCGCGGGCCGGGCTGACATCGTCGTAATCACGTCCC from Azospirillum sp. B510 includes:
- a CDS encoding peptide chain release factor 3, with translation MSELQDAVSRRRTFAIIAHPDAGKTTLTEKLLLFGGAIQMAGAVKARGEQRRAKSDWMKVERERGISVTASVMTFDYEGRTFNLLDTPGHEDFSEDTYRTLTAVDSAVMVIDGAKGIEAQTLKLFEVCRLRDVPIMTFCNKMDREARDPFDLISEIESALALEVTPASWPIGMGRDFLGCYDLIRDRLILMDRSKGDEIDDGIECNGLDDPRLDELLPAHAVAKLREEVEMARGLMPAFDLEAYRAGHLTPIYFGSAINNFGVRELLSGLAENAPPPRPQPADPRIVEPDEDKVTGFVFKVQANMDPNHRDRIAFVRLCSGRYKRGAKLKHIRSGKLMAVNNAVLFLARDREVAEEAWPGDIMGIPNHGSLRIGDTLTEGEDLRFTGVPSFAPELLQRVRPDDPMRVKHLRKALEHFAEEGASQVFKPMTGADWVVGVVGQLQFEVLASRIEAEYGIAARFEGAGLDAARWVETDDKVQLEKFIELNRSALAEDHDGALVFLARNAWHLNRAQEDFPALRFLKTREQNRKVHTAA
- a CDS encoding sensor histidine kinase; translated protein: MALGLDEFLDSGGFVPHGVCLLWRPDILMLHVGSDMLIGLSYFSIPVALIYFVLRRRDVAFGWVALLFALFIIACGTTHLLSVWTLWYPDYVLEGLVKLITAFASLGTAAALWWLMPRLLALPSPKELEASNRALALEVATRREMESRYSGFFNNLAEALFIVRVEPDGEFAFEAINPALARATGLDPDLLRGRRVGDALQPEVANAVIPRYTLCRDRGESVDYEETLDLPVGQRVFHTMLVPVKDAAGRVIQILGSGRDVTERKRLQAEVIQTSKLATLGTLAAGMAHEMSQPLNVIRLWTENMLTRLDQNLLEPARAERALRLVIEQTERMGKLIDHVRTFGRRDGGGMQTFHPARCVESAVELVRHQYALENIEIIESAVPGRHPVLGRPLELEQVLLNLFSNARDAIVAHRAAGGVAGRIMVAVGDASDGQSVVIQVTDDGGGIDQSVLPQIFDPFFTTKEVGKGSGLGLSIGYGIIDGMGGRIEARNVDLEGDGVGVRFTITLPGQPVSSPDREYSHA
- a CDS encoding response regulator, whose protein sequence is MPDPFHILIAEDEVLAAMALDDFLSFKGFRVTVAANGVEALERYSNEPVDALVTDLRMPRMDGQTLIREIRDRDARLPVVVMTGYLTQDSDLKDDRWKPLEILSKPVNPRVICATLNRMLGLPPEA